The following are encoded together in the Salvia hispanica cultivar TCC Black 2014 chromosome 6, UniMelb_Shisp_WGS_1.0, whole genome shotgun sequence genome:
- the LOC125195682 gene encoding asparagine--tRNA ligase, cytoplasmic 1: MSGDSAPPPAMDGLTLSDAVPEAEFSKRVPIKSILGRPDKGAGLSGQKVRIGGWVKTGREAEKGTLAFLQVNDGSSPENLQVLVKSDVYKVSDVVATGTCVHVEGVLQRPPETATQQKIELQVSSVIRVGTVDAAKYPLPKSKARLPLELLRDLVHLRSRTNIISAIARIRNELAYATHTFFQNHGFLYIHTPIITTSDCEGAGEMFQVTTLINDAERLEKELKETPPPSEADLKAAELAVKEKGDAVAQLKAAKASKSEIAAAVSELTKAKENFSKLDERRKLAERFRLHGGIPKKDGKIDYTEDFFARQAFLTVSGQLQVETYACALSSVYTFGPTFRAENSHTSRHLAEFWMVEPEIAFADIQDDMNCAEAYVRFLCQWLLDNCYDDMEFMTKHVDKSALDRLKMVAGSKFEKITYTKAVEILEEAAKVKKFENKVEWGIDLASEHERYLTEEKFKAPVIVYNYPKEIKAFYMKVNEDNKTVAAMDVLVPKVGELIGGSQREENYEVLRQRILDLGLPLEPYEWYLDLRKYGTVEHSGFGLGFERMILFATGVENIRDVIPFPRYPGRADL; encoded by the exons ATGTCAGGTGATTCAGCTCCGCCGCCGGCGATGGATGGCCTCACCCTCAGCGACGCCGTACCGGAGGCGGAGTTCTCGAAGCGCGTCCCGATCAAGTCCATCCTCGGCCGCCCCGACAAGGGCGCCGGGCTGAGCGGCCAGAAGGTCCGGATCGGAGGATGGGTGAAGACGGGCCGGGAGGCGGAGAAGGGCACGCTCGCCTTTCTGCAGGTGAACGACGGATCCTCGCCGGAGAATCTGCAGGTGCTCGTGAAATCCGATGTGTACAAGGTGAGCGACGTGGTGGCCACGGGGACGTGCGTCCACGTCGAGGGAGTGCTGCAGCGGCCGCCGGAGACGGCGACGCAGCAGAAGATTGAGCTGCAGGTGAGCAGTGTTATACGCGTGGGGACTGTTGATGCGGCAAAGTATCCGCTGCCGAAGTCGAAGGCGAGGCTTCCGCTTGAGCTGCTCAGGGATCTTGTGCATCTTCGCTCCAGGACCAACATT ATATCTGCAATTGCCAGAATTCGCAATGAATTGGCTTATGCCACACACACATTCTTCCAGAACCATGGATTTCTTTATATCCATACACCTATCATCACGACCAGTGATTGTGAGGGTGCAGGGGAAATGTTTCAAGTTACAACGCTAATTAACGATGCCGAGAGATTAGAGAAGGAACTCAAGGAGACCCCTCCTCCTTCAGAAGCCGACTTAAAGGCTGCTGAGCTTGCTGTTAAGGAGAAAGGTGATGCTGTGGCTCAACTAAAGGCTGCTAAGGCAAGTAAAAGCGAAATTGCTGCTGCTGTTTCTGAGCTGACAAAGGCTAAGGAGAACTTCTCAAAGCTTGATGAAAGACGCAAGTTGGCAGAAAGATTTAGGCTTCATGGTGGCATCCCCAAAAAAGATGGAAAAATTGATTACACAGAAGACTTTTTCGCCCGACAAGCCTTTTTGACTGTCTCAGGGCAACTACAGGTTGAAACATATGCTTGTGCCCTCAGCAGTGTGTATACCTTTGGGCCCACATTTCGAGCAGAAAACTCCCACACATCAAGGCATCTTGCTGAATTTTGGATGGTGGAACCTGAAATTGCGTTTGCTGATATACAG GATGATATGAACTGTGCAGAGGCATACGTGAGATTCCTTTGTCAGTGGTTACTTGACAACTGCTATGACGATATGGAGTTCATGACCAAGCATGTTGACAAAAGTGCTTTGGACCGGCTTAAAATGGTTGCAGGATCCAAGTTCGAAAAGATTACTTACACTAAGGCTGTTGAAATTCTTGAGGAAGCTGctaaagtgaaaaaatttgAGAACAAGGTCGAATGGGGCATTGATTTAGCTTCTGAGCATGAAAG GTACTTGACGGAGGAGAAATTCAAAGCGCCTGTTATTGTTTATAACTACCCAAAAGAGATCAAAGCATTCTATATGAAGGTCAATGAAGACAACAAGACTGTTGCTGCGATGGATGTCCTTGTACCCAAG GTGGGTGAACTTATTGGTGGAAGCCAAAGAGAAGAGAACTATGAGGTGCTGCGGCAAAG GATATTGGATTTGGGTCTTCCACTGGAACCATATGAGTGGTATCTTGACCTGCGAAAGTACGGGACAGTGGAACACAGTGGGTTCGGCCTTGGGTTTGAGCGGATGATTCTCTTTGCTACAGGTGTTGAAAACATAAGAGATGTAATTCCTTTCCCCAGATACCCAGGGAGAGCAGATCTTTGA